The Streptomyces rubrogriseus genomic sequence GAGGCCGTGGTCGTCATCGACCACACCGGCGACGCGGTCCTCGCCGCCAACGTCGACTACGTCCTGGGTGACGGCGCCAAGCTGACCGTCGTCTCCGTCCAGGACTGGGACGACAAGGCGGTCCACGTCGGTCAGCACAACGCGCTCGTCGGCCGCGACGCGACCTTCAAGTCCTTCGTCGTCACCTTCGGCGGCGACCTGGTCCGGCTGCACCCGCGGGTGGCCTACGCCGGACCCGGCGGCGAGGCCGAGCTGTTCGGCCTGTACTTCACCGACGCGGGCCAGCACCAGGAGCACCGCCTCCTGGTCGACCACAACGTCCCGCACTGCAAGTCCAACGTCGTCTACAAGGGCGCGCTCCAGGGCGACGACGCGCACGCGGTGTGGATCGGCGACGTGCTCATCGAGGCCGCGGCCGAGGGCACCGACACCTACGAGATGAACCGCAACCTCGTCCTCACCGACGGCGCGCGGGTCGACTCGGTGCCGAACCTGGAGATCGAGACCGGCGAGATCGTCGGTGCCGGTCACGCCTCCGCCACCGGCCGCTTCGACGACGAGCAGCTCTTCTACCTGATGGCGCGCGGCATCCCCGAGCTGGACGCCCGCCGTCTGGTGGTCCACGGCTTCTTCGCCGAGCTGGTCCAGCAGATCGGCGTCGCGGACATCGAGGAGCGCCTCCTCGCCAAGATCGCGGAAGAGCTGGAGGCGTCGGTCGCATGACCTTCGTACGCGTCTGTGGAGCGGACGAGCTGGAGGAGGACACCCCCAAGCGGGTGGAACTCGACGGCACGCCGATCTCCGTCGTGCGCACCGAGGGCGAGCTGTTCGCCATCCACGACATCTGCTCGCACGCGAACGTCTCGCTGGCCGAGGGCGAGGTCGACGACTGCCACATCGAGTGCTGGCTGCAC encodes the following:
- the sufD gene encoding Fe-S cluster assembly protein SufD gives rise to the protein MAEAQNIPVGSTTAGQIAVAAESTVATRMSAPASFDVADFPVPHGREEEWRFTPLERLRGLHDGTAVATGDGVKVDIEAPEGVVVETVGRDDARIGRAGTPVDRVAAQAYSAFEKAGVITVPKETVLTEPIRIAVHGEGGTAYAHQVVELGAFAEAVVVIDHTGDAVLAANVDYVLGDGAKLTVVSVQDWDDKAVHVGQHNALVGRDATFKSFVVTFGGDLVRLHPRVAYAGPGGEAELFGLYFTDAGQHQEHRLLVDHNVPHCKSNVVYKGALQGDDAHAVWIGDVLIEAAAEGTDTYEMNRNLVLTDGARVDSVPNLEIETGEIVGAGHASATGRFDDEQLFYLMARGIPELDARRLVVHGFFAELVQQIGVADIEERLLAKIAEELEASVA
- a CDS encoding non-heme iron oxygenase ferredoxin subunit, translated to MTFVRVCGADELEEDTPKRVELDGTPISVVRTEGELFAIHDICSHANVSLAEGEVDDCHIECWLHGSRFDLRSGKPDSLPATRPVPVYPVKIEGDDVLVSLTQES